CAGCATCCCGGCGTGGTGGGCGGCTATGCCGCGCTCCAGCCCGTCCAGCCACTCGAAGTAGCCGAGGACGTGCAGGTCCTCGTCGGGGATGTCGGCGCAGCGCTCCTCGACAATGGCGCGGACCTGGGCGCGCTCGGAGTCCTTGTTGAGCCGCAGGCCGGAGCTGAGGCACTGCTGGACGGCGGCCTCGCAGCCGGCCCGGCTGAAGATGAAGGTGATCGCGGGCAGCAGGCCCTCGGCGTCGAGCCGGTCGATGACGTCCACCCGGCCCGGCGTCCAGACCCGTCCGGGGCGGCCGTTGGGCATGCTGCGGCCGCGGCCGCGCCCGAACCGGTCGCGCGGGTTGCGGTCGAGTTCGGAGCGGGCGAGCCGGACGAGTTCCGGGTTCACCGCCTTGCCGGGGTTGCGCAGGCTGTCCTTGGGGCGGCCGTCCCGGTCGGGGTTGGCGAACAGGTCGTACATCCGGTTGCCGGCCATCACGTGCTGCCAGAGCGGGACGGGCCGGTGCTCGGAGACGATCACCCTGGTGCCGCCGCGGACGGTGTCCAGCCAGTCGCCGAACTCCTCGGCGTTGGAGACGGTCGCGGAGAGCGAGACGAGGGTGACCGATTCGGGGAGGTGGATGATGACCTCCTCCCAGACGGCGCCGCGGAAGCGGTCGGCGAGGTAGTGCACCTCGTCCATGACCACGTAGCCGAGGCCGTCGAGGGTGCTGGAGCCCGCGTAGAGCATGTTGCGCAGCACCTCGGTGGTCATGACCACCACGGGGGCGTCGCCGTTGACGGAGTTGTCGCCGGTGAGCAGGCCGACCTTGGCGGCGCCGTAGCGCTTGACCAGGTCGCCGTACTTCTGGTTGGAGAGCGCCTTGATCGGCGTCGTGTAGAAGCACTTGCGCCCGGACTGCAGGGCCAGGTGGACGGCGAACTCGCCGATGATGGTCTTCCCGGAGCCGGTGGGCGCGGCGACCAGGACGCCCTCGCCGGCCTCCAGCGCCTCGCAGGCCTGGACCTGGAAGTCGTCCAACGGGAAGTCGTACAGCTGCTGGAACCCGTGGAAGGCGGTGGCCTGCTCCCTGGCCCGGCGGCGGCTGGCCGCGTACGCCTCGGCGGGGCTGAGCTCCCGGTCGTCGTGGGGCTCGGGATCGGGGGTGTTCATCGCCGTCCGGGTGTGGTTGGTGTGGTCTCGCATCTCAGCGAGAGGTTACCCGGGAGGACCGACATCGATAGCACCGTTTTTTCGCGCCACCGGATCAGTTCTCTCTCAGATCCATAGTTGCAAATGTCTTCAAGTGATCGTGATGTCGCCAGCTTCGAACGTCTCCGGTCATCCCCGGTGAATCCCCGCTCGGACTCCGTACCTTCGTCGTCACAGCCACCAACTCACCACCAACTCAAGGGAGGACACCGACGATGGCGAACCTGGAGACGTCCCTCAAGGAGGCCATGACGATCGAGGGCGCGATCGGCGTCGCTCTGGTCGACTACGGCAGCGGCATGGCGCTCGGCAGCCTCGGCGACGGCGGCGAGCTCGACCTCAACGTCGCAGCGGCCGGGAACACCGACGTGGTCCGCGCCAAAATGCGCGATGGAGATGCTCAACCTGCACGACAACGAGATCGAGGACATCCTGATCAGCCTCACCAGCCAGTACCACCTGGTCCGGCCGATCACCACGCCCTCCGGGCGCGGCCTCTTCCTCTTCCTCGCGCTCACCCGCAGCCGCTCCAACCTCGCGATGGCCCGCCACCAGCTCAAGCGCATCGAACTCGCGCTGGAGATCTGAGCGGACCGACACCAACGAAGGGGGGCCTCGTGGCGGTAGCGCTGTACCAGGCCAAGGCCGAGTTCTTCCGGATGCTCGGCCATCCCGTCCGGATCCGGGTCCTGGAGCTGCTCCAGGCCGGGCCGACGCCGGTGCGCGATCTGCTCGCCGAGCTGGAGGTCGAGCCCTCCAGCCTGTCCCAGCAGCTCGCGGTCCTGCGCCGGTCCGGCATCGTCACCGCCACCCGGGAGGGCAGCACGGTGGTGTACGCGCTGGCCGGCGGCGACGTCGCCGACCTGCTCCGGTCGGCGCGGCGGATCCTCACCGGGCTGCTCGCCGACCGGAACCAGCTGCTCGCCGAACTGCGGGCGGCCGCGGAGTAGCCCGGGATCAGCCCTTCAGGAGTTCCGCGAGGCCGTCCGCCAGCCGCTCGTACTCCCGCGGCCGGTTGTACAGCTGCGCGCTGACCCGCAGGACCCCGCCGCCGGTCCACGGGCGGACGGCGATCCGGGTGGCCAGGCGCTTCCACACCTGCGCCATCACCGCCCGCACGTCCGCCTCGGTCTCGCCCCGGCCGGCGGGCAGCCGGACGGTGCTCATCCACACCCCGGGCGTGGCCGGGAGCGGCTCCAGGCCGGCGCGTCCGGCGAGCACCCGACGGCCGTAGGCGGCGAGCCGGGCGTTGTGCGCGGCGACCTGCTCGGTGCCGAGTCCGCGCAGCAGCTCGAACCCGGCGGGGGCGGCCAGCCAGGGCGTGTAGTCGCAGGTGCCGCGCCACTCGACGTTCGCCGGGTAGCCCCGGTCGTGCTCCCAGGAGAGCGCGAGCGGGCGCACCCTGTCCGTCCACTCCGGGCGGACGGACAGGACGCCGGTGGCGCGCGGGGCGAAGGCCCACTTGTGCAGGTTGCCGAACCAGA
The nucleotide sequence above comes from Streptomyces kaniharaensis. Encoded proteins:
- a CDS encoding ArsR/SmtB family transcription factor, coding for MAVALYQAKAEFFRMLGHPVRIRVLELLQAGPTPVRDLLAELEVEPSSLSQQLAVLRRSGIVTATREGSTVVYALAGGDVADLLRSARRILTGLLADRNQLLAELRAAAE